Proteins from one Shewanella pealeana ATCC 700345 genomic window:
- a CDS encoding cupin domain-containing protein, whose product MQTAEHFIQHLELEQHVEGGYFRSSYRSEQQFDDTRALWTSIYFLLRTGEVSNFHRLTADEMWYFHAGESLTIYMIDEQGELTTAQLGLDLAAGERPQFLVPKGCIFGSAMNKPGFSLVGCMVSPGFTFEDFELFSQETLLAEYPQHEEIIKRLSRSGVGS is encoded by the coding sequence ATGCAAACAGCTGAACACTTTATTCAACACCTAGAATTAGAACAACATGTTGAAGGTGGTTATTTCCGCTCTTCATACCGCTCTGAGCAACAATTCGATGACACGCGTGCCCTTTGGACCAGCATTTACTTTTTATTGCGTACCGGTGAGGTGTCTAACTTCCATCGTTTAACCGCCGATGAAATGTGGTATTTCCACGCGGGTGAGTCACTGACCATCTATATGATTGATGAGCAAGGCGAGCTGACCACGGCGCAATTAGGTTTAGACTTGGCTGCGGGTGAGCGACCACAGTTTTTAGTACCTAAAGGCTGCATCTTCGGTTCGGCGATGAATAAGCCAGGATTCTCTTTAGTCGGATGTATGGTGTCGCCGGGCTTTACCTTTGAAGATTTTGAGCTGTTTAGCCAAGAAACCTTGTTAGCTGAATATCCGCAGCATGAAGAAATCATTAAGCGTTTAAGCCGCAGTGGTGTTGGTAGCTAG
- the yghU gene encoding glutathione-dependent disulfide-bond oxidoreductase: MTKQYTPAKVWSMDIENGGEWASINRPDSGARHEQALPAGKQPLQLHSLATPNGQKVTIMLEELLAKGVKAAEYDAYKINIGESEQFSSGFVDINPNSKIPALLDTSTNEPIRVFESGNILLYLAEKFGHFLPTELAAKTEVMNWLFWLQGSAPYLGGGFGHFYAYAPEKFEYPINRFAMETKRQLDVLDKQLANNQFIGGSEYSIADIAIWPWYGNLVLGNLYEAAEFLDVSSYKHLQRWAKQISERDAVKRGRIVNRSWGEEWEQLRERHCAEDIDAVLNKKP; this comes from the coding sequence ATGACGAAGCAATACACCCCCGCGAAAGTTTGGAGCATGGATATCGAAAATGGAGGCGAGTGGGCCAGTATTAACCGCCCCGACTCAGGTGCTAGGCATGAGCAAGCATTGCCAGCGGGGAAACAGCCACTGCAGCTGCACTCTTTAGCTACACCAAATGGCCAAAAGGTCACCATCATGTTGGAAGAGTTGTTAGCTAAAGGCGTTAAAGCTGCTGAGTATGACGCCTATAAAATCAATATTGGCGAGAGTGAGCAGTTCAGCTCAGGTTTTGTCGATATTAATCCCAACTCGAAAATACCTGCGCTACTTGATACCTCAACGAATGAGCCTATACGTGTCTTTGAGTCAGGAAATATCCTGCTGTATTTAGCCGAGAAGTTTGGTCACTTTTTACCGACCGAGCTAGCCGCTAAAACCGAGGTGATGAATTGGCTATTTTGGCTACAAGGCTCAGCCCCCTATCTTGGTGGCGGTTTCGGCCATTTCTATGCCTATGCACCAGAAAAGTTTGAATACCCTATTAACCGTTTCGCTATGGAAACCAAGCGCCAACTCGATGTGCTCGATAAGCAGCTTGCCAATAATCAGTTCATCGGCGGCAGTGAATACAGTATCGCCGATATCGCAATCTGGCCTTGGTATGGCAACTTAGTCTTAGGTAACTTGTACGAAGCCGCTGAGTTTTTAGATGTCTCTAGCTACAAACATCTACAGCGCTGGGCAAAACAGATAAGCGAGCGCGACGCCGTTAAGCGCGGCCGTATCGTTAACCGCTCATGGGGCGAGGAGTGGGAGCAACTGAGGGAGCGCCACTGCGCCGAAGATATCGATGCAGTGCTAAACAAAAAGCCATAG